Sequence from the Corallococcus sp. EGB genome:
CCGGAAGCCGGACCTCAAACCCGAGATGATCGAGGCTCGTCGTTCGCATCCGCGTGCCTATGAGTCCTGGACCGAAGAAGAAGAGAACGCCGTCGAGCAGGTTGCGAACCGGCAGATGAATGCCGAAACCATTGCTCGGCTCCTGGGGCGGCAACCCAGTGCCATCGAGCGGAAGTTGAAGGAGCTGGGCTATTGGTGACTGTTACTTGAAGATCTTCGACAGGAACCACACGACCGCGGACTCCGCGGCGCTGGTGTTCAGGTGCCGGGCGCGGCGGCCATAGGCTTCGCTGGGCCGGGCCTTGGTCAGCTCGTCCGTGTATGGCGCGGAGCCCTCCGGCGCGCAGCTTCCGCAGTACAGCCGCTCCTCCCAGACGAACCCGTAGCGCACGTCCATCCGCCGGCCACACGCCACGCAGGCCGGCACGTCCCCCACGCGCACCTTGGGCAACAGGTTCAGGCTCTGCTTGGGGTCGTACTCGTGCTCGAAGTCCGCGGCGGGCGGCCGTGGCTCCGGCTCCGCGGCCTTCTGGAGCCGGGCCAGCTCCTCCGCGTCCAGGGCCACGCCCCGGCACTTCCCGCAGACGTCCACCGCCACGTCCCGCAGCTCCACCATGGGCAGCGGCGCGTTGCCGCACGTGGGACAGGTGGGCGCCTGACGCCCGCAGGAGGGACAGCCCGGGACGTACTGGAGCGACGCCTCACAGCCCTTGCAGCGCCCGGGCCTGCCCTTCGCCTGCTCGAACACCTCCGCCAGCGTGGGCGCGCCGACGACCTTCGCCAGCATCTCCTCCTCGAACCACGCGGCCCCGCAGGCCTCGCACTCGTCGCGCACCAGCCCCCGGGAGTAGGTGCTGCGCATCGTCGTCTGGCAGAAGGGGCACGCCTGCATGGCACCCGGCAGCCTACCGGGTCTTGTCCTGAAACGGGATGCCGGCCGGGCGCCTTTTCCACGAAGCTCAGCTCGCGCGGCGGCGCTTCTCCTTCTTCGGCTTGGGCTCCGGCGCCTTCGGGGCGGGCGCGGGGTCGCGCAGCTCCTCCGGGACGGGGAGGGCGGGCTGGGAGGGGCGCGTGGGCGGCGCGGGCGTGCCGTCCGGCAGCGCGCCTTCCGTCGGCTCGGAGGGCAGCGCCGGCAGGCGGATGATGAACGTGGTGCCTTCGCTCATCTTGCTCTGCACGCTGATGCTGCCGCCGTGGTTCTTCACGATGCGCTGGCTGATGGCGAGCCCCAGGCCCGTGCCCTTCTGCTTCGTCGTGAAGAAGGGCACGAAGATGTGCGGCTGCTGATCCGCCGGGATGCCCGGGCCCGTGTCGGAGACGCGCACCTCCACGAACTCGCCGCCCGCGCTGCGGAAGTCGCCGAAGCGCTCCGGCTTCTCCGTGCGCACCGTGATGCGGCCCGGCTGCGGCCCCATCGCCTGCACCGCGTTCTGCACCAGGTTGATCAGCACCTGCTTGAGCTGCTCCGCGTCTGCCTCCGCGCGCGGCAGGCGCAGATCCAGCTCCACCGCCAGCTCCGCCGTGGCCGGCATGTCGTTCTGGATGAGCCGCATCGTGCGCGTCACCACCTCGTTGAGGTCGGTGGGCCCGAAGTTCTGCTTCAGCGGACGCGAGTAGTCCAGGAACGCCGTCACCACGCCGTTGAGGCGGTTGACCTCCTCCACGATGACGTCCAGGAACTCGCCTTCCTCCCCCGGCAGCCGCTTGGGATCCAGGCACTGCGCCGCGCCCTTGATGGCACCCAGCGGGTTGCGGATTTCGTGCGCCAGGCCGGCCGCCATCTCGCCCAGCGCCGCCAGGCGGTCGCGCTCGCGGATCTTCTCGTACAGCTTGGAGTTCTCCAGCACCGTCGCCATCCGCTCGGAGACCTCCAGGATGAGCGCGATTTCATCCGACGCGTAGGCCTCCGGCACCCGTTCGTCCCACAGGTTCAAGAAGCCGATGACGCGGTCGTTGCCCATCAGCGGCACGCTGATGCCGGCCTTCATCTGGAGCAGCGCGGCGCGCGTGTCGTTGAGCCGCTTCAGTTCGTCCCGGAAGCGCTTGCCCTCCACCGCCTGCACCCGCATCACGGAGATGCGCCGCTCGATGTTCTCCAGCAGCACCGCCTTCTGCCCGCTGGCCACCGCGAAGAGCACGCCGCGCGCCGCCGCCGTGTCCAAGAGCGGCACCGGCGGGGGGCCTCGCGAGTCCAGGAGCCGGTACCCGGGCCGGTCCTCCGCCATCAGGTACACCGACGCGTGCGTCACGCGCCCCGTCTCGTGCAGCGCGTCCAGCACCACGCGCGCCAGCTCTGAAATCTCGATGACGGACGCCATCCGCACGCGCAGGGCGCCCAGCGTGCCCAGCAGCGCGAAGCGCTCGCGGAAGAAGATGCGCACCACCATCTCCTCCACCTTGGTGCGCAGCGGATCCAACAGGATGAGGATGACGAACGCGGCCACCACCGTGTTGAAGACGAACAGCGACGTGTTCTCGTCCACCCACGCGGTGAGCACGGTGAAGACCGAGGCCAGGATGACCGCCAGTACCGTCTGCGAGGCGATCTTGCCCAACAGCTCGTGCAGGTCCATCAACCGCAGGCGCAACAGCGTCTGCGCGAGGAAGAACAGGTAGAGCGTCGCGAAGACCGGCCCCAGCGTGGGGAACGGGATGTCGAAGCGCGACAGGAAGTCCAACCCGTTGAACAGCACCGCCGCGCCCGCCCCAATCGCCAGGTACGCCAGCCGGAACTGCTCGATGCGCGACTCCGTCGTGCGCACCCGGTGCACCAGCAGGGACACCGAAGTGGACAGCGCGCCCAGCACCCAGGCGCCCAGCGCCACCCGCGCCCATGCTTTGTCCGCCAACGGTGTAACGGCGACGGTGAGCCCCAGCACGCCAGACAGGAGGGCGAGCCGCCGGCCGACCTGGTGGGCCCCTTTGCTGACCCCCAGGAACTCAAGGAAGAAGGCGACCGCCGCCCCGGGCACCAGGGAGACGGCGAGCACCGTCGCCCCGAGGGCGATGCGGGACACCCAGCGGTAGTCCTGGGCGGGGAAGATGCTGTGGAAGAAGAGGCTGAGGTAGTAGCCGGCGACCGTCAGGGTGAAGACGGAGTACAGCGTGAGGACCCGAGGTCGTCCGGGCCGCAACAACATGGACACGCCCAGCGCCAGACCGATGATGGAAGCGAGCAGTGCGCTTTGTGTGCGGATATCCATGTGCAGGCGGACAGTCTAACCTCTGTCCGGGGCTGGAAATTTTCCAACCATCCCCAGTTGTCCTCGGGCGTGCCCGAGCGCATCACCCAGGGTCCTCGAGGCCCCCGCGAATGAACGTGTCCCTCCAGCATCTCGCCCTCCTTGCTTCCGCGGCGCTGTTGTCCGCGCAGGCTCCCGCCCCCGCTGACACCCGCTCCGCCCCGGCGGCGCAGGCCGCCACGGCTCCAGCCGCCAAGGCCCCCGCCGTCACGGACGACACGGATCTGGCCCCCACCGTGCGCACGGACAGCGCTCCGTCGGAGGCGCAGCTGACGCCGCCGCCGGACGCGGACAAGGTGCCGTTGCCCATGGGCTACGTGCAGGTGCTCAACCCGGCCTTCCCCGGCATCGTGCCGCCCACGCCGGTGGTCCACCGCGGGCGCCGCTACGGGCTGGAGGACCTGTCACCGTACTTCGCGGACGGCAAGAAGCGGGAAGCGAAGGACGCCTTCGACAAGGGCCAGTACACCAAGGCGCGCGCGCTGCTGGAGGGGGAAGGCAACAGTCCGCCGGTGCGCTACCTGC
This genomic interval carries:
- a CDS encoding zf-TFIIB domain-containing protein; this encodes MQACPFCQTTMRSTYSRGLVRDECEACGAAWFEEEMLAKVVGAPTLAEVFEQAKGRPGRCKGCEASLQYVPGCPSCGRQAPTCPTCGNAPLPMVELRDVAVDVCGKCRGVALDAEELARLQKAAEPEPRPPAADFEHEYDPKQSLNLLPKVRVGDVPACVACGRRMDVRYGFVWEERLYCGSCAPEGSAPYTDELTKARPSEAYGRRARHLNTSAAESAVVWFLSKIFK
- a CDS encoding ATP-binding protein, with protein sequence MDIRTQSALLASIIGLALGVSMLLRPGRPRVLTLYSVFTLTVAGYYLSLFFHSIFPAQDYRWVSRIALGATVLAVSLVPGAAVAFFLEFLGVSKGAHQVGRRLALLSGVLGLTVAVTPLADKAWARVALGAWVLGALSTSVSLLVHRVRTTESRIEQFRLAYLAIGAGAAVLFNGLDFLSRFDIPFPTLGPVFATLYLFFLAQTLLRLRLMDLHELLGKIASQTVLAVILASVFTVLTAWVDENTSLFVFNTVVAAFVILILLDPLRTKVEEMVVRIFFRERFALLGTLGALRVRMASVIEISELARVVLDALHETGRVTHASVYLMAEDRPGYRLLDSRGPPPVPLLDTAAARGVLFAVASGQKAVLLENIERRISVMRVQAVEGKRFRDELKRLNDTRAALLQMKAGISVPLMGNDRVIGFLNLWDERVPEAYASDEIALILEVSERMATVLENSKLYEKIRERDRLAALGEMAAGLAHEIRNPLGAIKGAAQCLDPKRLPGEEGEFLDVIVEEVNRLNGVVTAFLDYSRPLKQNFGPTDLNEVVTRTMRLIQNDMPATAELAVELDLRLPRAEADAEQLKQVLINLVQNAVQAMGPQPGRITVRTEKPERFGDFRSAGGEFVEVRVSDTGPGIPADQQPHIFVPFFTTKQKGTGLGLAISQRIVKNHGGSISVQSKMSEGTTFIIRLPALPSEPTEGALPDGTPAPPTRPSQPALPVPEELRDPAPAPKAPEPKPKKEKRRRAS